The proteins below come from a single Desulfitobacterium metallireducens DSM 15288 genomic window:
- a CDS encoding glycosyltransferase family 2 protein, producing MYDVVIPAYNEEKSILAVLATVLKLPLRYIILVLNGCTDRTLELTRSIPDSRIHTIYFAEPLGIDIPRAVGALYAHKLNSEGVLFLDGDMSGNILENLEQLLFALDQGVDIALTNCYPYITHRANLAHLVLRFRANLNKELGLFHTLGLATPTHGPHALSAKALDAIPPEGIAIPPLSLVWASKLGLKTQVVTSLRHQDLKSPRKERQHARLIAETIIGDCIMGFALAHDKPLTRSLGKHQLLGYHPERRFDILKLWNETLAISHPFCEQHLIIPYQRKDKV from the coding sequence ATGTATGATGTTGTCATTCCCGCCTACAACGAAGAAAAGAGTATCCTTGCCGTCCTGGCCACAGTCTTGAAACTTCCTCTCAGGTATATTATTCTTGTGCTGAACGGTTGTACCGATCGAACCCTAGAGCTTACCCGTTCCATTCCTGATTCACGCATTCACACCATCTATTTTGCTGAACCGCTCGGTATTGATATTCCTCGGGCTGTCGGCGCTCTCTATGCCCATAAACTGAACTCTGAGGGAGTGCTCTTTTTAGATGGAGATATGTCGGGAAATATCCTTGAAAATTTGGAACAACTCCTTTTCGCTTTAGATCAGGGAGTCGATATCGCCCTCACCAACTGTTATCCCTATATTACTCATCGCGCGAATCTCGCCCATCTTGTTTTACGATTTCGGGCTAACCTCAACAAAGAGCTCGGACTATTCCATACTTTAGGTCTAGCTACGCCCACCCATGGTCCCCATGCTTTATCTGCCAAAGCTTTGGATGCCATTCCCCCCGAGGGGATCGCAATTCCGCCTTTGTCATTAGTATGGGCTAGCAAACTTGGCTTAAAAACCCAAGTCGTAACTTCACTACGCCATCAAGACTTAAAATCTCCGCGTAAAGAGCGACAACATGCCCGCTTAATCGCCGAAACGATTATTGGGGATTGCATCATGGGATTTGCTTTAGCTCATGATAAGCCTCTCACACGTTCCTTGGGAAAACACCAATTACTAGGCTATCATCCCGAAAGACGGTTTGATATTCTCAAACTTTGGAATGAAACCTTAGCTATTTCTCATCCTTTTTGTGAACAGCATCTCATCATTCCCTATCAACGAAAAGATAAAGTGTAA